In one window of Tellurirhabdus rosea DNA:
- the purS gene encoding phosphoribosylformylglycinamidine synthase subunit PurS: MTYIAEINVMPQKEILDPQGKAVKLGLHNLHIDNVGDVRIGKHIRLEVEAESESAARETVEAACKQLLANLIMESYEYTIHQ, translated from the coding sequence ATGACTTATATCGCTGAAATCAACGTAATGCCCCAGAAGGAGATTCTGGACCCGCAGGGCAAGGCCGTGAAACTGGGCCTGCACAACCTTCACATCGACAACGTCGGCGACGTCCGCATTGGCAAGCACATCCGCCTGGAAGTGGAAGCGGAATCCGAATCCGCCGCCCGCGAAACCGTCGAAGCCGCCTGCAAGCAGCTGCTCGCCAACCTGATCATGGAGTCATA